CACGTCTTTGTTGATGAATCGGCTGACCTAAATATGGCAGTTGATATAATTGAGAATGCAAAGACTCAGAGAATAGGCGTTTGCAATGCCTGCGAGTCAGTTCTTGTGCACGAGGCAGTAGCCGATGAGCTATTACCTTTGCTAGGTAAAAAGCTTGCAGAACATAGTATTGAGATGCATGCAGATGGTAAGGCTTGCTCGCTGATAGATGGGGCAGTTCCTGCCACAGAAGATGACTGGGGAAGAGAATACCTAGATCTTAAGGTGTCAATCAAAGTCGTTTCAGGAGTTGATGAAGCTATAGCTCACATTAACAAGTACAATACGGGACACTCTGAGAGCATAGTTACAGATAGCTATGAGAATTCACAGAAATTCCTTGATGAGGTAGATGCGGCCGCAGTATACGTAAACGCATCGACGAGATTTACTGATGGTTTTGAGTTCGGATTTGGAGCCGAAATCGGCATCAGTACACAGAAACTGCATACTCGTGGTCCTATGGGTCTAGAAGCTCTAACGACCACTAAGTATATAATTTATGGTAATGGTCAGATTAGATAAGGAGGAAACCATGCTAGTAGTAAACACAGAATACATCGAGGGTTACGAGCTCGAAATGCTAGGAGTAGTAAAGGGTGGTATAGTTCAGTCAAAGAACGCAATTCGTGACTTCGGTGCAGGTCTTAAGACAATCGTAGGTGGCGAAATCAAAGCTTATACAGATATGATGAATGAAGCTAGAGACCTTGCGACAAGAAGAATGGCTGAGGAAGCAGCTGCTCTTGGAGCAGATGCTGTAGTAGGACTTAGATATGCATCATCAGCAATCATGCAGGGTGCATCAGAGGTTATGGCTTACGGAACAGCTGTTAAGGTAAGAAAGAAATAAATAACCTAATAGGTGGCAGGTATGCGCGAGCGTACCTGCTATTTTTTATGCTTATTCTCGCTTTGATGCTAAAGATGATGCTTAGAGCAATGCGAATTTTGAGTTTTGGATTGAGAGAAGCGGTCAAATGTGGTAAAATTTAGATAATAAAGAGGAGGTATGTTATGAAAAAGTTGACATTTATATATTTAAAAGGATGCCCATATTGTATGAAGGCGAAGAAAGCTTTTGATGCACTTTTAGACGCTAATGAGGAGTACAAGAAGGTAGAGATAGATGCAGTAGAGGAGAGCGAAAATCCAGATAGAATTGCAAGTCTCAACTACTATCATGTGCCAACATATTACATTGGAGATGAGAAGCTATTTGAGGCATCACCTGGGGATTCCTATGAGGTTATTGAGGCAGCAACTAAGAAAGCTCTAGAAGCTGCTTTATCAGAGTAGTACATGATAATATAAGGAGTGCGAAAGATTTTTATGAAGGAGTTTAAGCCTGTTAAAGAGGGTAAGGTACGCGAGATTTACGATATTGGTGACAGTCTGATTTTGGTCGCAAGCGATAGAATATCAGCTTTTGATGTGATTCTAAAGAACCTCATCGTCGGCAAGGGAGAAGTTTTGACTAAGATGTCAAAGTTCTGGTTTGATCTGACAAAGGACATAGTTCCAAACCATATGCTTTCGGTTGATACCAAGGATATGCCAGAGTTCTTCCAAAATGAAAAATTTGAGGGAAGATCTATGATGTGCAAGAAGCTTAATATGCTTCCAGTAGAGTGCATCGTAAGAGGATATATCACAGGTAGTGGTTGGAGCAGCTATCAGAAGACAGGCGAGGTTTGCGGTATTAAGCTAGAGGAAGGACTCAAGGAGTCACAGAAGCTAAGTGAACCTATTTACACACCTAGCACCAAGGCAGAAATCGGAGATCACGACGAGAATATATCCTTTGAGCAGAGCATAGATGTAATCGAACGCGAATTCCCTGGACACGGAAGAGAGTACGCTGAGAAGATTAAGGACTGCACTATTGCGCTTTATAGAAAGTGCGCAGATTATGCTCTTGAGCGCGGAATCATCATCGCAGACACTAAGTTTGAATTTGGTGTAGATGAAGATGGCAATATCGTAATCGGCGATGAGATGCTAACTCCAGATAGCTCACGCTTCTGGCCTGCAGAAGGCTACGAGGCAGGAAAATCACAGCCTTCATTTGACAAGCAGTTCGTTCGTGACTGGCTAAAGGCAAATCCAGATAGCGATTATCTTCTTCCTCAGGATGTCATAGACAAAACTATATCCAAATATCAAGAAGCCTTTGATAAACTAACAAAATAGGATGTTATACTCGTATAAATAATAGTTTTGTGGAAGAGGAACATATGGAAAATATAATGGTTTGCGTAACTAAGCAGCGTACATGCCAGCGCCTTATTGACTATGGCAAGACGCTGATGGGTAGCGATGATACGATACATATAATACATGTAACGGGCTCAGATTATAATTTTTTAGGTGATTCCGAGGAAAACAAAGCCTTAGAATTTCTATACGAAAAGGCGAGGGAAGCAGGAGCTGACCTGACTGTACTAAAATCAGATGATACGATTTTCACCCTTTGTTCACTAGCAAAGGATAACGAGATTACAAAGATGGTAGTAGGTGCATCAGGAGAAGCTGTCGATAATGCTAGCAACTTTCTTGCAGAGCTTAGAGCTAAGCTTGATAAGGAGGTTGAGCTAATCATAGTCCCTTCGGAACACTGATTGTAATATAGGAGAAGAGATTGGATTTTAAATTTAATCCCAATATAGAGAAAGAGCTTTATGATGTTTGCATTGTAGGCGCAGGTGCATCTGGTCTTATGGCGGCCAATGTAATCCTAAGAGAAAAGCCTGATTGCAAGCTTCTCATAGTCGATGCCAAGGACAGACCTGGCAGAAAGATTGCGGCTTCCGGAAATGGAAAATGCAATCTATCGAATATCAAAAGCGAGGGCTGGAGCATTGCTTCAGCCTTTTTTGGATATCTGGGAGTATTGACAAAGAGCGATGAAGAGGGAAGAATTTATCCCTATTCAGAATATGCGCCAGATGTTGTAGAGGCGCTGACAAGTAAACTTGAGTCTGCAGACTGGCTTCTTTCGTGCAGACTGACATCTGTCAAATACGCCAAGGACGTTTTTCTAGCCGCAGCAAGACAGGACGCGCCTAGTGTAAAATCAAAGGGCAAGGGGGCAAAATCAAAACATGCTCTAAAGGAACAAAAGCCCAAGAGTTTTAGCATCAAAGCAAGGCGTCTAGTCTTAGCCTGCGGCGGAACCGCAGCGCCGCAGCTCGGGACCCGCGGCGATGGCTTTGCCTTGGCAAAGCAGCTCGCGCACGCAGTGCGCGAGCCGGTTCCGGCGCTCTGCGGCATAAAGACCGAGCAAAACATGAAAAAGCTCGGTCTCTCCGGGGTGAGGCAGAAAGCACTAGTCAGCCTCACCCGCCGCAGCGATCTGCTCGCGCAGGAGTCAGGCGAAGTTCAGTTTACTGACTACGGGCTGTCGGGAATCTGCATATTCAATATGACAAGATTCATAGACTATGAAGATGTCATAAAGGGCAGATTTTCAGATTACAGCATCAAACTCGACTTCCTTCCTGAGTTTGATGAAAAGCAAGTGGAGGGCTTTTTAGAGCAATCACAGGGAAGTCTTTGCTCAATACTTAAGCCACAGCTTGCAGGCTATATAAAGGTCATATCTGGGAAAACTCTAGACCTTGCATGTGCGCTTAAATGCACCAGTTTTGATATAGCAGGGCTCTGCGACTGGGACAAAGCACAGGTGACTAGGGGCGGAGTAAAGGTAAGCGAATTTGACCCTGATACCATGGAGTCTAAGAAACTTAAAGGACTGTACTTTACAGGCGAAATTGTGGACTTTGACGGAGCATGCGGAGGATTTAACCTGCAGCACGCATGGGAAACAGGTATGAAGTGCGGACAGGATATAGTAGCTAGGCTTTAGTTTTATGATTGGAGGTAGCCATGAAAAAACTCTTTTGCGTAATCGCATTAGTTTCTCTAGTGCTATGTGCGGGTTGTGGCAGCAAGAAAGCTACAGATCCAGCAGAAGGCAAGAAGCTAATGACTAAGTTCTGTCAGATTTTCTTTGAGACAGACTACAAAAACCGCTATACTGACTTTGTTAAGGACAAGGATCAGAAAAAGTATTACAAAGCTTTTGAGGAAATGGCAAGCAAGGAATGCCTTGATGATATGATGGCCAGCAGAAACCCTCTAAAGTACGATAAGAAGTGCGTTGAGGATGGGCTAGCGTATCAGCCTACTGACATAGAGCTTACTAAGTCTGGAGATGAGGCAGATGTAAGCGGAAGCTACGAATTCAAGATGATTTTGAAGGAAAAGACTAGCGGGGAAAGGATAAATGTTGCAGGGCAGGTAAGCATCGAGGAAAATAACGGTAAATTGCTAGTTAGTAAAATTTACATAAGAAGCATGCCTAAGGAATAAAGCTATGGATATTAAGACTGATACATCACCAAAAGAAATCATTGTCTTTGCAATGACAGAACTGGCCGAATTTCTGAAACCGGACGGCTTTCGTTTCTACAAAAGCAAACTGGAAATTCGTAAGCGCTCTGACTTTACATTTTCTATATCAACTCAGTTCAACCGTAATAATCAAGCGGGAGAAACGGTACAAGCTATATTGACCTGTTCTATTTTCGACAAGGAAGGAAAAGAATGCTTTTGGTCTAAGGGAATTCCTCATTCAAACCAGAATCAAGATTTTCTTTCATGGTGGGATTTTTACGGGGAGGAGTCATACGGAAATTCGATTGAGAAAATAAAAGAGCTTGTATCACATCATTTTTTACCTTTTATCCGAAGAATGGACTCTGAACTGGAGCTTGTTATACAGGAAGTTGCAGAGAAGGGATTTTGTGTATTTTCGGACGAAGCTGTATATGACGCAGGATTCATAGTACCGATTAATTTTTTGCTTAGATATGGAACGCATGAACAACTTACTACGGCATTTCAAAACTATATAGATAATCATGAGCTACCATATGTCAAAACAAACATGAAAAAAGCCCTTGATTTGCTCAAGGAAAATAGGGAAGTAACTAACAATGGTGAAAAATATTATGCTGAAGTGGTCTTTGAGCATAATATAAACCTCAAATTCGGGCTATAGGACAAAAAGTGTTGATAAAAATCGTCATACACATTGAAAATTCAATGTCTGTGGCGATTTAATCTTTTTTTGAAAGAATATTAAGGGTGGACAAAAAGTGTGTGTGAAAACTCCTTAAAATATTGGAATTTCAATGTTAAAACGTGGTATATCTTCCTTAGAATTAGTGTCCTTGGAGGAACATGGCTCCCGCGTAAACCGATTGCTTCATTTTTTTCTTTAATTACACAAATTAGTGTAAGAGTACATACTATATAGGTTTATTTTTAAATAATGTACTTCATTTGAACACCATATCAATTGGCAAGATGAACTTAATTAGATCCAAAATGTTCATATACATGTAATTGTTTCATTATATCATATAATCAGATAAAACAAAAGACTTGATTATTAAGAATTGTGAGTTATTATAAAAGCGTAAGTAAGTTCAATCGCTAATACAAATGTATCGATTTCATGAAGTTGTTTGTATCTAATACTATGATTGGAACAGTTAATAAATAAAAAACTAACTATCATAATGCAAAGATGAGGGATGAACAAATATGTCAGATAAAAAAAGAATAGGAAGGATACTAGTATTCTTTGGGGTTGGATATATTTTAAACTTTCTAATAAGAAATGGTCTCGCAGATATAATAAATCTATTTTTAAAGGAGAGACGTATTCCTAATGTCTCGTTCTCCTTGATATATTTAATTGATGTTTCAGTTGGTATTATAATGACAGGCATAGGAATATATATGTTAAGAAAAGATAAGAAAAGTAAATGATATATCATGCCATATCATATAATAAATTCAATACTATATGATGTTTTTAGGCATTGTTTTAATATCAAAAATTAAAAACGATTTTGGTGAGTGCATACAGCGCCGGCCAAAATCGCTTTATTTTTTTCTATAATTACATCCCATGATTTTGCAATATTCATGTAACATATCTTGCTATAATCTGTAGCTCTAAAGTATATTTCGCCCTCTGAACTAGTGTTTACGTCTAGTTAAAAGGTAAATCGGCCATTCAATTACAAGAAGTACAAGATAGAGAATTCCCCATACCATTAACCTAATCTCTTTTTATCAAACTCTCTCCGGTCATCTCCTCTGGAATTGCAATTCCCATAAGATCAAGAAGGCTTGGTGCTAGGTCGCAGAGCTTTCCGCCATCCTTTAGGGCTAGAGGCTCTCTTGCTATATGTACTAGTGGCACTGGATTTAGCGAGTGAGCTGTCATCACGTTTCCGTTTTCGTCAAGCATTTCGTCTGCGTTTCCGTGGTCTGCAGTCATGAGAATCTGACCATCGGCCTTAAGTATAGCGTCTGAAATTCTGCCTACACATGTGTCAAGAGCCTCAATGGCTTTGATTGCAGCATCCATAACTCCCGTGTGTCCGACCATATCTGCATTTGCAAAGTTTAGAATTATACAGTCATACTTGGCACTTTCTACCGCCTCTACCACCTTGTCCGTTACCTCAAAAGCGCTCATCTCAGGCTGTAAATCATATGTCGCAACCTTAGGTGATGGCACTAGGATTCTGTCCTCGCCTGGATAAGCTTCCTCTATTCCTCCATTAAAGAAGAAAGTAACATGTGCATACTTTTCTGTTTCGGCTATGCGTAGCTGCTTAAGTCCAAGTGCAGAGATGTACTCTCCAAATGTGTTAGAAAGCGACTGAGGTGGGAAGGCAATTCCAACATTAGGAATCGAAGCATCATACTGAGTCATACAGATATATGTGATATTATTTCTAACCGCACCTCTATCGAATCCATCAAAGTTAGGGTCTACTATTGCTCTTGTTATCTCTCTTGCTCTGTCAGGTCTAAAGTTGAACATTATTACGCTGTCGCCATCGCAAATATTGCCTTGGCTTTTGCCGTTTTCAGAGCTTTTTGTTTTGATGCAGCATGGCAATACAAACTCATCGGTCTCATCTTTATCATATGCAGTATCAAGGGCAAGCTTTGCAGTGTCAAAGAGCTCTGCCTTACGATTTACAATAGCATCATAAGCCTTTTGCACTCTATCAAAGCGATTATCTCTATCCATGGCATAGTATCTTCCTGATACTGTTGCGATTTCACCAAGTCCAAGCTCTGCCATGAAGTCCTCAAGCTCGCTTATATACTTTTGTGCGCTCTTTGGTGGAACGTCTCTTCCGTCGAGGAAACAGTGCACGAAAACGGTGTCAAGTCCCTTTGATTTTGCCATCGAAAGCAGAGCCTTAAGATGCTCTATGTGGCTGTGAACTCCACCGTCAGAAAGTAGTCCCATTAGATGAAGGCTTTTGCCATTATTGAGGGCATTATCCATTGCTTTCACAAGCTCAGAATTTCTTAAAATCTCTCCACTCCTTGCCTGCTGGCTTATGCGAGTAAGCTCCTGAAAAACAACTCTTCCGGCACCTATATTGGTGTGTCCAACCTCGGAGTTACCCATCTGACCTTCTGGAAGCCCAACTGCAAGTCCGCTTGCTGCAAGCTCGGTGTGTGGGTAGCTTTTGAATATCTCATCAAAATGAGGCGTCCTAGCCTTTGCAATAGCATTTACCTCTTTATTAGAATTTAGACCAAAGCCGTCTAAAATCATCAGCATTGTCGGTCTGTGTTTTATCTCCATATATATCTCCTTATTACAGTCCTCTTATTCAATTATAACAAGAAATTTGGTATAATCAACATATCTGAGCTTGGAAGATATAAATGTAGGAGAATTTTGATGAACTGGACGAAAGAGCAAAGCGAAGCGATAAATATAAGAAACAAAAACGTGCTCGTTGCGGCGGCGGCAGGCTCCGGAAAGACGGCGGTTTTAGTTGAGCGAATTCGAAAACTTGTCTGCGAGGAAAATGTTCCTGTAAGCAGTCTTCTTGTCGTTACTTTTACAAAGGCTGCTGCAGCAGAAATGAAGGAAAAGATAAGAAAGTCACTAAGCCAGGAACTCAAGGCTCTTCAGGAGGAGCAAAGAGGTCTATCAAAGAGTGGCCAAGGCGCATCAGGTTTTGATGATGAAGCAAGAGAAAAGATTAAATACATCAAAGCCCAGCTTTCAGACCTTCCACAGGCTGACATCTGCACCTTCCATGCTTTTGCCCTAACGGTTATAAGAAGATTCTTCTATTTAATAGATATTGAGCCAGGTCTTGCAATTTGTGATGAGGTTAGTGCGACACTGATCCAGCAGGATATGATGGATGAACTTATCGATGATGAATTTGAAAATTTTCAGGATGATTTCAAGGTTCTTATGGATGCGCAAAGCAGTGATAGGAATCCTAACAAGGTAAGAGATTTAATCTTTAAGCTATATACCCATCTCATGGCTATGCCTTATCCAAAGGCATGGATGGATGGAGTTTTAGAAAACCTAAGCCTTTCGGATGCAGAATTCGAAAACAGCGTGCTTGCTAGAGAATACCTAGACTACATCTCTGAGTCCCTAGAAAATGCATATACATGCCTTGATTCTGCTGTAGAAAACCTGAAGGCTGAAGGCCTTGAGCGCATGGCGACTTTGATAGAAGATGCAGAGCTTGCAAAGGTTAGAAGCGCAAGAGAAAAACTAGCAGAACTTAAGGCCGAAGCTACACCTCTTAGCATTATTATAGAGGAACTTGCTCCTTGCATAGCCCTTGATAATGCTCAGCTAAGGGCGAAAAAGGACGAAAAGGATGCCTACGACCCAATTAAGGGAATGATTAAGGATTTGCGTGAGTCTGCAAAGGCGGAGATAAAGGAACTTCAGTCTGAGCTTTTAGATATAAGCCTTAAAGACAAAATCGCTGATATTAACGCGACAAAAGGATGCGTAAAGACGCTATTTAGACTGGTTCAGGATTTTGATAGAAGATATAGTGAGGCAAAGGCTGCAAAGAGATATATAGATTTTAACGACATAGAGCATAAGTGCCTTGCGGTTTTAGAGCACGAGGAAGCGAGAAAGTTCTTTAGAGACAAGTTCGCTCATATTTTCATTGATGAATATCAGGATACTAACTTCATCCAAGAGGAAATCATAGGGAAGATAAGAAGAGAGAGTAATGTCTTCATGGTTGGTGATGTCAAGCAGAGCATATACAGCTTCAGACTGGCTGAACCACAGATTTTCGAGGACAAGTACCAAAGCTATAGCGAGGGTAAATCCGAGCAATCAAAGGTGGTTGACCTAAATAAAAACTACCGAAGCAAGGAGGAAATCCTAAACTATGTAAATCAGATTTTCGAGCCTATTATGAGGGGCTACGACGATAGAGCCGCACTTCACAAGGGGCTTGATTATGACGGAGAGCTTAAATATAAGCCGGAGCTTCACGTTCTTGCCATGGATCTTGCAGAGCAGGAGGATGAATCTGATAAGGCTATCCAAAGGCTAAAGAAGTCGGAGGTTGAGGCCAGGTACATAGCTGAACTAATCAAAAAAAGCATTGGAACTCCGTTCTTTGATAGCAAGCAGGGCAAGGTTAGAGAACTTAAAAAATCAGATATAGTTATTTTGATGAGAGGCGTTAAAAGTCGTGGAGGCACTCTAAGAGATATTTTGCAGTCTGAGGGGGTTGACAGCTTTATCAATGATAGCGAGGGATATTTTGATACTATAGAAATCAATGTATTCATGAGTCTGCTCTCTGTTATAGACAATATGCAGCAGGATGTTGCTCTGATAAATATTCTTCACAGTGAAATCTTTGGGCTTTCAGCAGAGGAGCTTGCGAGAATAAGAGCTGATTACAGAAAGGGATCTTTCTATGAATCGCTTAAGAGCTTTGCTGAGTGTGAAGAAAGCGAACCGGCTTACTTAAGAGATAGAAGTTTTGAAATTTTGGAAACTCTGCGCAGCTGGAGACTTCGTGCGCGCATAATGAACCTGCCGGAGTTTATCTGGGAACTCATGATAGATAGCGGATACTATTTGATAATGGGAACGCAGCCTGCAGGAACACAAAAGCAAGCGAATTTGAGAGCTTTGGTCGAGTATGCTGATAAATTCTCAGATGACAAGCAATCTAGCCTATACGGCTTTGTTAGATATGTAGATTCTCTTAAAAAGCGAGATGTTAAGCTTTCCGAGGTAAAAATGCTCGGAGAGGCTGACGATGTAGTTAAGATTATGACCATACACAAAAGTAAGGGTCTTGAATTTCCGATGGTCATAGTTGCGGGCATGAATGGAAGGCTTCAGTATTCAAATCAGGAAGACCTCATGATTCACAAGGATATTGGTGTGGGGCTTACTCTAAAGAGCCTAGAGGGGCACTGGAAGAAGACGACGCTTGTGCAGAAGCTCATAGGAAGAAAGATTAGGCAAAAGGAAAGGGATGAGGAGGAAAGAATACTTTACGTTGCGCTAACAAGAGCCCGTGACATCCTCTATTTAGTCGGAACTGTCGATAAAGAAAGTGCTTATGAGAGCAAGAGTGCTAGCAAGGTTAAGAAGGCCGGAAGTTACCTAGACATGGTTGCTCCTTATGTAGATGCCAAAATTGTAGTGCCTAATATAAATCATGCAGAGGCTGAGAGAAAGAAAAGTCTTTCGTGGAATGACGCGCTTGATACAAGCGATATCTCTGAAGACGAAAGAAAGAGTATAGAAGCTAGACTAGCTTACAAATATCCGCATAGGCTTGCCACAGATTTGAAATCAAAGTACTCCGTTTCTGAAATCAACAAGGGTGGCGAATTAGAAATTAGTTCAAAAGCTACATATAATATAGGAAAGCTTCAGAACGAACTTAAGGAGCTTAGCAAAGGTTTGGAAGAGTCTCCAAAACCTAAGGGTAAGGTCTCGGCTGCAAAGCTAGGAACCATATACCATAAGATAATGGAGGTTATAGATTTTAATATAGCTAA
The nucleotide sequence above comes from Eubacterium sulci ATCC 35585. Encoded proteins:
- a CDS encoding glutaredoxin — its product is MKKLTFIYLKGCPYCMKAKKAFDALLDANEEYKKVEIDAVEESENPDRIASLNYYHVPTYYIGDEKLFEASPGDSYEVIEAATKKALEAALSE
- a CDS encoding phosphoglyceromutase (catalyzes the interconversion of 2-phosphoglycerate and 3-phosphoglycerate), with amino-acid sequence MEIKHRPTMLMILDGFGLNSNKEVNAIAKARTPHFDEIFKSYPHTELAASGLAVGLPEGQMGNSEVGHTNIGAGRVVFQELTRISQQARSGEILRNSELVKAMDNALNNGKSLHLMGLLSDGGVHSHIEHLKALLSMAKSKGLDTVFVHCFLDGRDVPPKSAQKYISELEDFMAELGLGEIATVSGRYYAMDRDNRFDRVQKAYDAIVNRKAELFDTAKLALDTAYDKDETDEFVLPCCIKTKSSENGKSQGNICDGDSVIMFNFRPDRAREITRAIVDPNFDGFDRGAVRNNITYICMTQYDASIPNVGIAFPPQSLSNTFGEYISALGLKQLRIAETEKYAHVTFFFNGGIEEAYPGEDRILVPSPKVATYDLQPEMSAFEVTDKVVEAVESAKYDCIILNFANADMVGHTGVMDAAIKAIEALDTCVGRISDAILKADGQILMTADHGNADEMLDENGNVMTAHSLNPVPLVHIAREPLALKDGGKLCDLAPSLLDLMGIAIPEEMTGESLIKRD
- a CDS encoding phosphoribosylaminoimidazole-succinocarboxamide synthase encodes the protein MKEFKPVKEGKVREIYDIGDSLILVASDRISAFDVILKNLIVGKGEVLTKMSKFWFDLTKDIVPNHMLSVDTKDMPEFFQNEKFEGRSMMCKKLNMLPVECIVRGYITGSGWSSYQKTGEVCGIKLEEGLKESQKLSEPIYTPSTKAEIGDHDENISFEQSIDVIEREFPGHGREYAEKIKDCTIALYRKCADYALERGIIIADTKFEFGVDEDGNIVIGDEMLTPDSSRFWPAEGYEAGKSQPSFDKQFVRDWLKANPDSDYLLPQDVIDKTISKYQEAFDKLTK